Proteins encoded by one window of Cylindrospermum stagnale PCC 7417:
- a CDS encoding ABC transporter permease has translation MNPGRIFVMVKNVFQEAIRDRILYILGFYAFILTFAIRIIPEFTATAADKIFLDFGMAAMNAIGLIVAVFVGTGLVSKEIEKRTILVLMAKPISRSEFITSKYLGLSAVLAVLVAAMTAIYLVFLQLGNIPAPTSSILIAIFFLFLQLSLITAVAITFSVFTASLLAIALTFAVYLMGNITPDLVQLGRLSRNAGMERLTQGLYLILPDLSRLDLKNDAVYGLQALPEPIALITNAGYGLLYSLMLLAIAILIFSQREF, from the coding sequence ATGAACCCCGGCAGAATTTTTGTGATGGTAAAGAATGTATTTCAGGAAGCGATCCGCGATCGCATCCTGTACATTCTTGGTTTTTATGCGTTTATACTCACCTTTGCTATTCGCATCATTCCAGAATTTACAGCTACAGCCGCAGACAAAATCTTTTTAGACTTTGGAATGGCGGCTATGAATGCGATCGGCTTAATTGTGGCAGTATTTGTGGGTACAGGACTGGTTAGTAAAGAAATTGAAAAACGCACTATTTTAGTGTTAATGGCTAAACCCATTAGCCGCAGTGAATTTATCACCAGTAAATACTTGGGTTTATCAGCAGTGCTGGCCGTATTGGTTGCAGCAATGACGGCAATATATCTGGTATTTTTACAACTTGGCAATATTCCTGCTCCGACATCGAGCATTCTCATTGCCATATTTTTCTTATTCTTGCAGTTATCCTTAATTACTGCTGTGGCTATTACCTTCAGTGTGTTTACTGCTTCTCTATTAGCGATCGCCTTAACATTTGCTGTGTACTTAATGGGGAATATTACTCCAGATTTAGTCCAACTTGGTCGTCTGAGCCGTAACGCTGGCATGGAAAGACTCACTCAAGGGTTGTATCTCATCTTGCCAGATTTATCTCGATTAGATTTGAAAAATGATGCCGTGTATGGTCTGCAAGCATTACCTGAGCCAATTGCACTGATTACCAATGCTGGCTATGGCTTGCTGTACAGCCTGATGTTGTTAGCGATCGCGATTCTCATTTTCTCGCAACGGGAATTTTAA
- a CDS encoding pentapeptide repeat-containing protein produces MINSADKQELILSQITGKCLQRPDFSGYDLSGIDLKAVDLSGVNLMGADLRGANLCGANLNSANLVNASLREANLSQATLCEANLMNADLTRANLCGAFLWQAKFSNSNLWGASLCDADLREADLNEAKLIEASLIEANLLRANLAGAKLCGAILLEANLTAANLTGADLTWANLTEANLSTANLSQTKLMYVKLRHTIMPDGTIEQPQIMIY; encoded by the coding sequence ATGATAAATTCTGCTGACAAACAGGAATTGATATTAAGTCAAATCACTGGTAAATGTTTGCAGCGACCAGATTTCAGTGGATATGACTTAAGTGGAATCGACCTGAAAGCGGTAGATTTAAGTGGTGTTAACTTAATGGGAGCAGATTTACGTGGTGCAAATCTCTGTGGTGCTAACCTAAATAGTGCAAATTTAGTGAATGCTAGTTTGCGTGAAGCTAATTTGTCTCAAGCTACTTTGTGCGAAGCTAATTTGATGAATGCTGACTTAACGCGAGCAAATTTGTGTGGGGCTTTCTTGTGGCAAGCTAAATTTAGTAATAGTAATCTTTGGGGCGCTTCTTTATGTGATGCAGATTTGCGAGAAGCAGACCTGAACGAAGCCAAATTAATAGAAGCATCGCTGATTGAAGCTAACTTATTGAGAGCAAATCTTGCAGGTGCAAAGCTATGTGGAGCAATATTACTAGAAGCTAATTTAACTGCCGCCAACTTAACTGGTGCAGACCTGACATGGGCAAATTTAACCGAGGCTAATTTGAGTACAGCCAACCTTTCCCAGACAAAATTGATGTATGTAAAGTTACGGCACACGATCATGCCTGACGGCACAATTGAGCAACCGCAGATCATGATTTATTAA
- the fraD gene encoding septal junction protein FraD codes for MDSLFKEVFGVFKFVEELFLGIQKLLLPPKAFSWQTLIYLSVFSWGLSFFATYVIKDLIALCGWLFLMAGTAWYTTDDPLRVPGTFMPVGALITGFLVSVFAFGHQESIITARTIVLWPTISALITAVPEFFEGTGTESKAQIPKPPDRQKIIILVASCMLISCWIQFYFVMDSWLKQYPSLLADNFQSSAFVTRTENQAKTPKNGVMLLDKLQPLVEEQIVARPWSEVERWLLDADQQVGNLGKRVIEKNLTKYPEKQLWSIEPRVVNIKSGYQLDILSIWTGPSSKPQGFYLKKSCRITPVSASNKPDKGAVAEIVCERKVSDPIRKVLPARQ; via the coding sequence ATGGACTCATTGTTTAAAGAGGTATTTGGTGTCTTCAAATTCGTTGAAGAGCTTTTTTTAGGAATTCAAAAGCTATTGCTGCCACCCAAGGCTTTCTCATGGCAGACACTTATTTATTTGAGTGTTTTCTCTTGGGGACTTTCTTTTTTCGCAACATATGTGATCAAAGACCTAATTGCACTTTGCGGTTGGTTATTTTTAATGGCTGGTACAGCTTGGTATACGACTGACGACCCTTTAAGGGTTCCTGGCACTTTTATGCCAGTAGGAGCGCTGATAACTGGATTCTTAGTTAGTGTCTTTGCATTTGGACACCAGGAAAGTATCATTACAGCCAGAACCATTGTTCTCTGGCCGACAATTTCTGCACTAATTACAGCAGTACCAGAATTTTTTGAAGGAACTGGTACAGAATCTAAAGCTCAGATTCCGAAACCACCAGACCGCCAAAAAATTATCATTTTAGTTGCTAGTTGTATGCTGATCAGTTGCTGGATTCAGTTTTACTTTGTGATGGATAGTTGGTTAAAACAATATCCCAGTTTGTTAGCAGATAATTTTCAGAGTAGTGCCTTTGTAACGAGAACAGAAAACCAAGCCAAAACCCCAAAAAATGGCGTGATGCTTCTAGATAAACTGCAACCATTAGTAGAAGAACAAATAGTTGCTAGACCTTGGTCAGAAGTTGAGAGATGGCTTCTAGATGCCGACCAGCAGGTAGGGAATCTGGGTAAAAGAGTAATCGAAAAAAACCTGACGAAATATCCTGAAAAACAACTATGGAGTATCGAACCGCGTGTAGTCAACATTAAGTCTGGGTATCAATTAGATATTCTCAGTATTTGGACAGGCCCGAGTTCCAAGCCACAAGGGTTTTACCTCAAAAAATCTTGTCGGATTACCCCCGTCTCAGCCTCCAATAAACCAGATAAAGGCGCAGTTGCAGAAATTGTCTGCGAGCGGAAAGTTAGTGATCCGATTCGCAAAGTACTGCCAGCACGGCAGTGA